The Mycobacterium riyadhense sequence GGTTACCGGCCTCGCGACTCACGCGGCTATTTATACCATTACTGCTAAAATAGCTAAGCCAGACAAGCACGCGAGCCCTGCGAGGACCGGATGACCGCCCTGGGAATTGGACCCGATGCCCGTCGCCGGTTGTCGGCGCCGAGGATCGCCGAAATCGTAGCCGATGAGTTGCGCCGCCAGATCATCGACGGCGAACTTGCCGACGGCGATCTGCTGCCGCGCCAGGAAGTGCTCGTCGAACAGTTCAACGTCAGCCTGGTCTCGCTGCGGGAAGCACTGCGAATCTTGGAGACCGAGGGTTTGATTTCCGTCCGCAGAGGAAACCGCGGCGGCGCCGTTGTGCACGCTCCCGCCAAGACCAGCGCCGCCTACATGCTCGGCCTGCTTTTGCAAAGCAAGTCCGTCGCGGTCGCCGACCTTGGCATGGCATTGCAGGAACTCGAGCCTGCGTGTGCGGCACTGGCGGCCCAACGGGCCGACCGTGCCGACACCTTGGTGCGGGAGCTCAAACAGATCAACGACGCCATGTCCGAGCACCTCGACGACGGTCCGCAGTTCACCGAAATCGGCCGCCAATTCCACGATCTCATCGTTCGCGGCTGCGGAAATCACACGATCATCGCAGTTGTCGGCAGCTTGGAAGCGCTGTGGACCAGCCATGAACAACAATGGGCCGACGAGAGCGCGGCGCGCGGCACCTACCCGTCGCTCGCCAAGCGCCGCGCAGTGCTCAACACCCACATCAAGCTGACCGAAACGATCGCCGAGGGTGATGTCGACCGGGCCCGGCGCCTCGCGGCCCGCCACCTCGCCGATACGCAGACCTACGTGTTATCCGGACGACCCGAGCAACGGATCTATGCGCTTTCCCCGCAAGCGTTGTCACGCCCTCGGGATATGCGCCGTCCATAACGGAAGCCGTCAAGTCTGTGAGAACCGCACTGGTCACCGGCGGGAGCGGTGGAATCGGAAAAGCGTGCGCTGCCAAGCTGTGTGAACTGGGCTATGACGTGGTGCTGGTGGCTCGGCGCGAAGCCCCGCTGCGCGCGGTAGCCTGCGAGCTGGGAGCGCGCTCCATCGTCGCCGACGCCTCCGACCCGGTCGGATTCCCTGCTGCGATAAGCGAACTCGAGACAATCGACCTCCTCGTTCATGCGGCCGGCACGCTGGGCGGAACTTACGCGCGCAAACAGACATTCGAGCAGTGGCGGACGATAATCTCGGCCAACCTGGATTCCTGCTTCGTGGTAACGTCCGCGGTGCTGCCGCGGATGCGCGCGGGTTCACGACTGGTGTTCATTTCATCGTCGGCGGCTCACGAACCGATGATGGCGCGGACGGCCTACTCCGCATCGAAAGCGGGGATGAACGCGTTCGCCCGCGCGTTGGCGCTCGAGGTGGACCGCGACGGCATCAGTGTGCACCTGGTGACGCCGGGGCCGGTGGAAACCGAGATGTTACAGGACGTTCCGTTCGAGATGTACGCGATTCAGGTGTCCGACATCGCCAATGCGGTCGCCTGGCTGGACACCGTCGACGCGTCGGTCGATCTGCCGGAGATCCGGCTCAGCGCCGTGCAGCGCGGTCCGTTCGCTCGCCCACCCATTGTCCCGACCGAGGCACGCCGACGCGCTAAGGCGCAGCGCTCGGGAACGCCTTGATCACCGATTCACCGAATTCGACAAGAGAATCCGGTACGGCGAAGTCGGCGAACCACACATAGAAACGCTCCACCCGCTGCGCCGCCAGACCGGCGAAGTGTGCGATCAATTGATTGGCATCACCACAGACCAGCCCCGATCCCAGATGACCGAATCGCCGGGTGCTCACCTGGTGCACGGCGGCCGGATCGCTGCCCGACCGGATGAAGCCCACCATCTGCTGCACCGATATCCGCGCCGAGCCCACTATCGGGGCCAATCGAGACAACTTGTCGAGATGGTTCGACTGCAGATTCCACCAATCCGCGTATCTGCGAACGAGTTCCATCATCCGGGGACCGCTACCACCCAGGATCAGCGGTATCGAATGGGCTCTCCTGGGCAGTTGGCTCG is a genomic window containing:
- a CDS encoding FadR/GntR family transcriptional regulator encodes the protein MTALGIGPDARRRLSAPRIAEIVADELRRQIIDGELADGDLLPRQEVLVEQFNVSLVSLREALRILETEGLISVRRGNRGGAVVHAPAKTSAAYMLGLLLQSKSVAVADLGMALQELEPACAALAAQRADRADTLVRELKQINDAMSEHLDDGPQFTEIGRQFHDLIVRGCGNHTIIAVVGSLEALWTSHEQQWADESAARGTYPSLAKRRAVLNTHIKLTETIAEGDVDRARRLAARHLADTQTYVLSGRPEQRIYALSPQALSRPRDMRRP
- a CDS encoding SDR family oxidoreductase, which codes for MRTALVTGGSGGIGKACAAKLCELGYDVVLVARREAPLRAVACELGARSIVADASDPVGFPAAISELETIDLLVHAAGTLGGTYARKQTFEQWRTIISANLDSCFVVTSAVLPRMRAGSRLVFISSSAAHEPMMARTAYSASKAGMNAFARALALEVDRDGISVHLVTPGPVETEMLQDVPFEMYAIQVSDIANAVAWLDTVDASVDLPEIRLSAVQRGPFARPPIVPTEARRRAKAQRSGTP